The proteins below come from a single Roseiflexus sp. RS-1 genomic window:
- a CDS encoding PhoX family protein gives MGGRDEQDKLIVRSVDGKGEHFEDILEQHLSRRSFLKTAAVTSGLVVAATAMGVDVATAQTRPAPMLPKFRKVSPTAPEVDEIAVPDGYYAATLIRWGEPIFADAPEFDVWTQTKEKQEKQFGYNCDYIGYFPLPSYTSNNSTRGLLVVNHEYTNPELMFPGYDVENPNPTKTQVDVELAAHGVTVIEVARGRDGRWNVVRNSPYNRRLTGYTPMTISGPAADHEWMKTSADPTGRNILGTLNNCAGGKTPWGTVLTAEENFHQYFANLRGLRDGDYRKAIHARYGMPTGASERRWENFYDRFDVAKEPNEGFRFGWIVEFDPYNPKSVPVKRTWLGRFRHEAATIVIAPSGQVVAYSGDDARGEYVYKFVSNGRYNPRNREANFNLLDDGMLYVARFNADGTGEWLPLKHGFGPLNEGNGFMSQGDVLIKTRNAADALGATKMDRPEDIETNPVNKKVYIILTNNSQRGVGSGPPVDAANPRANNRAGHIIELTEEGNNHAATRFTWNIFILAGLPTDESTYFAGYDKSKVSPIATPDNIVFDLAGNAWVATDGAPSAIKLNDGLFAIPVAGSERGHVQQFFSSVAGSEVCGPEFTPDNRTLFLAIQHPGEGGTFEKPISTWPDRQGLPRPSVITIQAFDNRRIGQ, from the coding sequence ATGGGTGGACGCGACGAACAGGACAAACTGATCGTCCGGTCGGTCGATGGCAAGGGTGAGCACTTCGAAGACATTCTGGAACAGCATCTGAGCCGCCGTTCTTTCCTCAAGACTGCCGCGGTTACTTCAGGGCTGGTAGTCGCCGCCACAGCGATGGGCGTTGATGTTGCTACAGCGCAAACGCGCCCGGCGCCGATGCTGCCAAAGTTCCGCAAAGTTTCGCCAACCGCACCAGAAGTAGATGAGATTGCCGTACCAGACGGGTACTATGCAGCAACGCTCATCCGCTGGGGTGAGCCGATCTTCGCCGATGCGCCGGAGTTCGACGTCTGGACGCAGACGAAGGAAAAGCAGGAGAAGCAGTTCGGCTACAACTGCGACTATATCGGCTATTTCCCGTTGCCGTCGTACACCTCGAACAATTCGACGCGCGGTTTGCTGGTCGTCAACCACGAATATACCAACCCCGAACTGATGTTCCCCGGCTACGATGTCGAGAACCCCAACCCTACGAAGACGCAGGTCGATGTCGAACTGGCAGCGCATGGCGTAACGGTTATCGAAGTCGCGCGCGGTCGCGATGGTCGCTGGAATGTAGTGCGCAATTCGCCCTATAACCGCCGACTGACTGGCTACACGCCGATGACCATCAGCGGTCCGGCAGCCGACCATGAATGGATGAAGACGAGTGCTGACCCGACGGGGCGCAACATTCTCGGCACGCTGAATAACTGCGCTGGCGGCAAGACGCCGTGGGGCACAGTGCTGACCGCCGAGGAGAACTTCCACCAGTATTTCGCCAACCTGCGCGGGTTGCGGGATGGCGACTATCGCAAGGCGATCCACGCACGCTACGGGATGCCGACTGGCGCATCCGAGCGCAGGTGGGAGAACTTCTATGATCGCTTCGATGTCGCCAAAGAACCGAATGAAGGGTTCCGCTTCGGCTGGATCGTCGAGTTCGACCCCTACAATCCTAAATCAGTGCCGGTGAAGCGCACCTGGCTGGGGCGCTTCCGCCACGAGGCGGCGACGATTGTGATCGCGCCCAGCGGTCAGGTTGTGGCGTACTCCGGCGACGATGCACGCGGCGAGTATGTCTACAAGTTCGTCTCGAACGGGCGCTACAACCCGCGCAACCGTGAGGCGAACTTCAACCTCCTCGACGATGGCATGCTGTACGTTGCGCGCTTCAACGCGGACGGCACCGGCGAGTGGCTGCCGCTGAAGCACGGCTTCGGTCCGCTGAACGAGGGCAACGGTTTCATGTCGCAGGGAGACGTGCTGATCAAGACGCGCAACGCTGCCGACGCGCTTGGCGCAACCAAGATGGACCGGCCGGAGGACATCGAAACCAACCCGGTCAACAAGAAGGTCTACATCATCCTGACGAACAACAGCCAGCGCGGCGTCGGCAGCGGTCCGCCGGTCGATGCTGCCAACCCGCGCGCGAACAACCGCGCTGGTCACATTATCGAACTGACCGAGGAAGGGAACAACCACGCAGCAACTCGCTTCACCTGGAACATCTTCATCCTGGCAGGTTTGCCGACCGACGAGTCGACCTACTTCGCCGGGTACGACAAGAGCAAGGTCAGCCCTATCGCCACGCCGGACAACATTGTCTTCGACCTTGCTGGCAACGCCTGGGTCGCTACCGACGGCGCCCCCAGCGCGATCAAACTGAACGATGGTCTGTTCGCCATTCCGGTCGCCGGTTCGGAGCGCGGCCACGTCCAACAATTTTTCTCGTCGGTGGCGGGAAGCGAGGTGTGCGGTCCGGAGTTCACGCCCGATAACCGCACGCTGTTCCTGGCAATCCAGCATCCGGGCGAGGGTGGCACATTCGAGAAGCCGATCAGCACCTGGCCCGACCGTCAGGGTCTGCCGCGCCCAAGCGTGATCACCATTCAGGCGTTCGACAACCGCCGCATTGGTCAGTAG